A region of Carassius auratus strain Wakin chromosome 41, ASM336829v1, whole genome shotgun sequence DNA encodes the following proteins:
- the LOC113059837 gene encoding cadherin-17-like, with the protein MRGAHLLPLTFLVSIAHGIGLEDKMGPLGHLVLDVPEATPVPYAIYKFTSAVEGVSSYHISGETEGKISVSSDGWLFLEQFLEWSPGKSHHLDIEARSADGETLDGPYSVVLQVVDVNNNPPVFGENQYDGRVREHSPAGVPFTQVFATDADDPSTINAQLRYSIVNQIPNPGKVFYFGINPDNAEIFITEEGAEFLKARPTIRYSQDEVHGSPQVLKKKFEDYCIPRNNIPLENNPFYKCIERAERREANLLQDPDYVLIVRAEDLGGGAPNALSSTTRVNIAIIQNLWVTPGPITLRENLEGEYPIHLATVRANDPTALYRLVQKDRLSFPFTINQDGEIHVTTPLDREQKDLYTLVVIAEDAQGVELEKPMQIHVQVEDENDNPPVCEKAVFEVQENEPIGNPIGVLPAHDSDEEGTLNSLLDYRLLSQTPPKPFGNMFTINQNNGEIKVANKNFQRKEVPQYELTFSVSDKDYSTECKAIIKVIDINNEIPVFEKKDYGTHSVPELAEVGTTLLTIKATDADDPGTGSSKVEYLITAGDPHNLIAIEVNEATGEGRVYIARPLDYELQNVFNLQIDARNPEPLIEGVKYNDSATTFVVILLVDVDEPPEFEVDTIDVNVPENITVGTVIMTAEAKDPEGKTIKFKMEGDEHNWLELDADSGELKTKAALDRETVEQISLTIIAYETEGDKQEDEMKVDIHLLDVNDNYPKLQKTEGFICVQDMTPLTLTAVDKDADPYGEPFTFSINRKSPNFEIKPLDGTSVQLILKKKPPSDLDTTVPINIKDNAGMGITQRFDVRICNCTKLGYCYIEPGAHSWKLGMSGTIGILAGIFGFLILFLIIVFYRIKKNDQQSPAAPEESKAIL; encoded by the exons ATGAGAGGTGCACATTTGCTACCCTTGACTTTTCTCGTCAGCATT gctcaTGGGATTGGTCTGGAGGACAAAATGGGGCCATTAGGACATCTAGTTTTAGATGTGCCAGAGGCTACACCTGTGCCCTATGCCATTTACAAG tTTACATCTGCAGTGGAAGGTGTTTCATCATACCATATAAGCGGAGAGACTGAAGGAAAGATCAGTGTCTCTTCAGACGGCTGGCTATTCCTGGAGCAGTTTCTGGAATGGAGCCCTGGGAAAAGCCACCATCTAGAT ATTGAAGCACGTTCAGCAGATGGTGAAACCCTTGATGGGCCTTATTCAGTTGTGTTGCAAGTCGTAGATGTCAACAACAATCCCCCTGTCTTTGGTGAGAACCAGTATGATGGCCGTGTTAGAGAGCATTCACCTGcag GAGTTCCATTCACGCAGGTGTTTGCTACTGATGCAGATGATCCCAGCACAATAAATGCCCAACTGAGATACAGTATTGTGAACCAAATCCCAAATCCTGGAAAAGTTTTTTACTTTGGCATTAACCCGGATAATGCAGAAATCTTTATAACAGAGGAAG GAGCAGAATTTCTAAAGGCCAGGCCTACTATAAGGTACAGCCAAGATGAGGTCCATGGCAGTCCTCAAGTCCTGAAGAAGAAGTTTGAGGACTACTGTATCCCAAGGAACAACATACCTCTGGAGAACAACCCCTTTTACAAATGCATTGAACGTGCTG AAAGACGAGAAGCGAATCTTCTTCAGGATCCAGACTATGTGCTGATTGTTCGTGCAGAGGATTTAGGAGGTGGAGCTCCGAACGCTTTGAGCAGCACGACACGGGTCAACATAGCTATCATTCAAAATCTCTGGGTCACCCCTGGACCAATCACCCTCAGAGAAAATTTGGAAGGGGAATACCCTATTCATCTTGCCACT GTGCGTGCCAATGATCCCACTGCACTGTACAGGCTGGTACAGAAAGATAGACTTTCCTTCCCCTTCACCATCAATCAAGATGGAGAAATCCATGTTACCACTCCTCTGGATAGAGAACAGAAAGATCTG tacaCATTGGTGGTCATAGCAGAAGATGCTCAGGGTGTTGAGCTGGAAAAACCCATGCAGATTCATGTGCAAGTTGAGGATGAGAATGATAACCCTCCTGTGTGTGAAAAAGCTGTGTTTGAGGTGCAAGAGAATGAGCCCATAG GTAATCCAATTGGTGTTCTGCCCGCTCATGATAGTGATGAGGAAGGCACACTGAACTCACTTTTAGACTACAGACTCCTGAGCCAGACGCCTCCCAAGCCATTTGGAAACATGTTCACCATCAACCAAAACAATGGCGAAATCAAAGTGGCAAATAAAAACTTCCAAAGGAAAGAAGTGCCTCAGTATGAGCTCACCTTTAGTGTGTCtgacaaag ATTACTCCACGGAATGTAAAGCAATCATCAAGGTCATCGACATCAATAACGAGATCCCTGTCTTCGAGAAAAAAGAT TATGGGACCCACAGTGTTCCTGAACTGGCTGAAGTGGGAACCACTTTGCTCACCATCAAAGCCACAGATGCAGATGACCCAGGAACAGGAAGCTCTAAAGTGGAGTATCTCATCACTGCTGGAGACCCACATAACCTCATCGCCATTGAGGTTAATGAAGCCACTGGAGAGGGCAGAGTCTACATCGCTCGG ccACTGGATTACGAGCTCCAGAATGTCTTCAACCTTCAGATCGATGCCCGTAATCCCGAGCCTCTGATCGAAGGGGTGAAGTATAATGACAGTGCCACCACATTTGTTGTCATTCTGCTGGTGGACGTGGACGAGCCTCCAGAGTTTGAAGTGGACACTATTGATGTCAATGTTCCAGAAAACATCACAGTTGGAACCGTTATAATGACAGCTGAAGCCAAGGATCCGGAGGGAAAGACTATCAA GTTTAAGATGGAAGGAGATGAACATAACTGGTTGGAGCTGGATGCTGACTCTGGAGAGCTGAAGACTAAAGCTGCTCTGGACAGAGAGACTGTTGAGCAGATCTCTCTGACAATTATTGCTTATGAGACAG AGGGAGACAAGCAGGAGGATGAGATGAAGGTGGATATTCATCTGCTGGATGTGAATGACAACTACCCCAAACTCCAGAAGACAGAGGGCTTCATCTGCGTCCAGGATATGACCCCCTTGACACTCACTGCTGTAGATAAGGATGCCGACCCCTACGGAGAGCCTTTCACCTTCTCCATTAACCGCAAGTCACCCAACTTTGAGATCAAACCTCTGGATG GAACCTCAGTGCAGCTGATTTTGAAGAAGAAGCCCCCAAGTGATCTGGACACCACTGTTCCCATCAACATCAAAGACAATGCTGGGATGGGTATCACTCAAAGGTTTGATG TGCGTATATGTAACTGCACTAAATTGGGCTACTGTTACATCGAGCCAGGAGCTCACAGCTGGAAACTGGGCATGAGCGGCACCATCGGCATCCTGGCAGGAATATTCGGCTTCCTCA TTCTGTTCCTGATCATTGTTTTCTACCGAATCAAGAAGAACGATCAGCAGAGTCCAGCCGCTCCTGAAGAGAGTAAAGCAATACTCTAG